In the Mycolicibacterium thermoresistibile genome, one interval contains:
- the rpmF gene encoding 50S ribosomal protein L32 codes for MAVPKRRMSRANTRTRRAQWKAETPQLVTVNVAGRQHKVPRRLMKAARLGLIDLDRR; via the coding sequence ATGGCTGTGCCCAAGCGCAGAATGTCGCGTGCCAACACCCGGACCCGCCGTGCGCAGTGGAAGGCCGAGACGCCGCAGCTCGTCACCGTCAACGTTGCCGGACGGCAGCACAAGGTGCCCCGCCGGCTGATGAAGGCCGCTCGCCTCGGTCTGATCGATCTGGACCGTCGCTGA
- a CDS encoding response regulator transcription factor, protein MRILVVDDDRAVRESLRRSLSFNGYSVELAEDGVEALDLIANDRPDAVVLDVMMPRLDGLEVCRQLRSTGDDLPILVLTARDSVSERVAGLDAGADDYLPKPFALEELLARLRALLRRTTPDDAADSQKLTFADLTLDPVTREVTRGNRQISLTRTEFALLELLIANPRRVLSRSRILEEVWGFDFPTSGNALEVYIGYLRRKTEAEGEPRLIHTVRGVGYVLRETPP, encoded by the coding sequence GTGCGGATACTTGTCGTCGACGACGATCGCGCGGTGCGGGAGTCGCTGCGCCGGTCGTTGTCGTTCAATGGTTACTCGGTCGAACTGGCGGAGGACGGTGTCGAGGCGCTCGACCTGATCGCCAACGACCGGCCCGATGCCGTGGTGCTCGATGTGATGATGCCCCGGCTCGACGGTCTGGAGGTGTGTCGGCAGCTGCGCAGCACCGGCGACGACCTGCCGATCCTGGTGTTGACCGCCCGCGATTCGGTGTCCGAACGGGTCGCCGGTCTGGACGCCGGCGCCGACGACTATCTGCCCAAACCGTTCGCGCTCGAAGAGCTGCTGGCCCGGTTGCGCGCGTTGCTGCGGCGCACCACCCCGGACGATGCGGCCGACTCCCAGAAGCTGACCTTCGCCGATCTGACGCTGGACCCGGTCACCCGGGAGGTGACCCGCGGCAACCGGCAGATCAGCCTCACCCGCACCGAGTTCGCGCTGTTGGAGTTGTTGATCGCGAATCCCCGGCGGGTGCTGAGCCGAAGCCGCATCCTGGAAGAGGTGTGGGGGTTCGATTTCCCCACCTCCGGCAATGCGCTGGAGGTGTACATCGGCTACCTGCGCCGCAAGACCGAAGCGGAAGGAGAGCCGCGCCTGATCCACACCGTGCGTGGTGTGGGTTACGTGTTGCGTGAGACACCGCCCTGA
- a CDS encoding HAMP domain-containing sensor histidine kinase, with the protein MLLAMSMVAMVVVLMSIALYAVVSRALYNDIDNQLHSRARLLIESGSLAADPGRAIEGTAYSDVNAMLVNPGRSIYTANQQGEALPLGEPERQVLSGELVMSLRTADQQRVLAIHLSNGSSLLISKSLAPTMEVLRRLGTVLLIVGGIGVAVAAIAGGMVARAGLRPVSRLTEAAERVARTDDLRPIPVVGSDELARLTEAFNMMLRALAESRERQARLVADAGHELRTPLTSLRTNVELLMASQQPGAPGLPEEEMAGLRADVIAQIEELSTLVGDLVDLTRDDAGGVIHEPVDIADVVDRSLERVRRRRNDIDFDIEVVPWQVYGDAAGLSRAVMNLLDNAAKWSPSGGRVGVRLTQVDPVHAELVVSDHGPGIPPQERRLVFERFYRSTTARSMPGSGLGLAIVKQVVLKHGGTLRVEDTVPGGQPPGTSIHVVLPGRPLSGVPPASQEPQPPQHAPGADPHAPTQTGNDAVQSVFTAENK; encoded by the coding sequence ATGCTGCTCGCGATGTCGATGGTCGCGATGGTCGTGGTGTTGATGTCCATCGCGCTGTACGCGGTGGTGTCGCGTGCGCTGTACAACGACATCGACAATCAGCTGCACAGCCGGGCCCGTCTGCTGATCGAGAGCGGATCGCTGGCCGCCGACCCGGGCCGCGCCATCGAGGGCACCGCCTACTCCGATGTCAACGCGATGCTGGTCAACCCGGGCCGCTCCATCTACACCGCCAACCAGCAGGGTGAGGCGCTGCCGTTGGGCGAGCCGGAGCGGCAGGTACTCTCCGGTGAGCTGGTGATGTCGCTGCGCACCGCCGATCAGCAACGGGTGCTGGCGATCCACCTCAGCAACGGCAGTTCACTGCTCATCTCCAAGAGCCTGGCGCCCACCATGGAGGTGCTCAGACGGTTGGGCACGGTGTTGCTCATCGTCGGCGGGATCGGGGTGGCGGTCGCTGCGATCGCGGGCGGCATGGTGGCACGGGCCGGACTGCGGCCGGTGTCGCGGCTCACCGAGGCCGCCGAACGGGTCGCGCGCACCGACGATCTGCGGCCCATCCCGGTGGTCGGCAGCGATGAACTCGCGCGGCTCACCGAGGCGTTCAACATGATGCTGCGGGCGCTGGCCGAGTCACGCGAACGGCAGGCCCGGCTGGTGGCCGACGCCGGGCACGAACTGCGCACCCCGCTGACGTCGCTGCGCACCAACGTCGAACTGCTGATGGCCTCGCAGCAGCCGGGAGCGCCCGGATTGCCCGAGGAGGAGATGGCCGGGCTGCGCGCCGACGTCATCGCGCAGATCGAGGAATTGTCAACGTTGGTGGGGGATCTGGTGGACCTCACCCGTGACGACGCCGGCGGCGTGATCCACGAGCCGGTCGACATCGCCGACGTGGTCGACCGCAGCCTGGAACGGGTTCGACGCCGCCGCAACGACATCGACTTCGACATCGAGGTGGTCCCCTGGCAGGTCTACGGTGACGCGGCCGGGCTGAGCCGCGCGGTGATGAACCTGCTCGACAACGCCGCCAAATGGAGCCCGTCCGGCGGCCGGGTCGGGGTCCGGCTGACCCAGGTCGACCCGGTGCACGCCGAACTGGTGGTGTCCGACCACGGCCCGGGCATCCCGCCGCAGGAACGCCGGCTGGTCTTCGAGCGGTTCTACCGGTCCACCACCGCGCGGTCGATGCCCGGATCCGGTCTGGGGCTGGCGATCGTCAAACAGGTCGTGCTCAAACACGGTGGGACACTGCGGGTCGAGGACACCGTCCCCGGCGGGCAGCCGCCGGGCACCTCGATACATGTGGTGCTGCCCGGTCGGCCGCTGTCCGGCGTACCGCCGGCTTCGCAGGAGCCGCAACCGCCCCAGCACGCGCCCGGCGCGGACCCGCACGCGCCGACACAAACCGGTAACGACGCTGTGCAATCGGTGTTCACCGCCGAGAATAAGTGA